In Melanotaenia boesemani isolate fMelBoe1 chromosome 18, fMelBoe1.pri, whole genome shotgun sequence, the following proteins share a genomic window:
- the LOC121629135 gene encoding ATP-binding cassette sub-family F member 2 translates to MPSDLAKKKAAKKKEAAKARQRTKKPEEVNGESEPDTQLNGADSNGVDSLTKELDEFELRKTEARAVTGVLASHPNSTDVHISSLSLTFHGQELLADTSLELNSGRRYGLIGLNGTGKSMLLSAIGHREVPIPEHIDIYHLTREMAPSDKTALQCVMEVDEQRIMLEKEAERLAHEDSECEKLMELYERLEELDADKAEMRASRILHGLGFSAAMQNKKLKDFSGGWRMRVALARALFIKPFMLLLDEPTNHLDLDACVWLEEELKSFKRILVLISHSQDFLNGVCTNIIHLHQRKLKYYTGNYDQYVKTREELEENQMKRFNWEQDQIAHMKNYIARFGHGSAKLARQAQSKEKTLQKMVASGLTERVVNDKTLSFYFPPCGKIPPPVIMVQNVSFKYSDNTPHIYKNLEFGIDLDTRVALVGPNGAGKSTLLKLLMGELLPTDGMIRKHSHVKIGRYHQHLTEQLELDLSPLEYMMKCFPEIKEKEEMRKIIGRYGLTGKQQVSPIRNLSDGQKCRVCFAWLAWQNPHMLFLDEPTNHLDIETIDALAEAVNEFEGGMMLVSHDFRLIQQVAQEIWVCENQTITKWSKDILAYKEHLKSKIEKQQAHDI, encoded by the exons ATGCCGTCAGACTTAGCTAAAAAGAAGGCAGCAAAGAAGAAGGAGGCCGCCAAAGCCCGCCAGCGCACCAAGAAACCTGAAGAAGTAAATGGAGAAAGTGAACCAGACACCCAACTTAACGGAGCAGACAGCAATG GTGTTGACAGTTTGACAAAGGAACTGGATGAGTTTGAGCTGCGGAAGACAGAGGCTCGCGCAGTGACTGGCGTTCTCGCCTCCCATCCCAACAGCACTGATGTTCACATAAGCAGCCTATCACTCACCTTTCATGGTCAGGAACTGCTGGCAGACACCAGCCTGGAGCTCAACTCAGGCAGACGCTATGGCCTCATTGGCCTTAACGGCACAG GAAAATCCATGCTGTTGTCAGCCATTGGGCATCGTGAGGTTCCCATTCCTGAGCACATAGACATTTACCATTTGACCCGGGAGATGGCCCCCAGCGACAAGACTGCTCTGCAGTGTGTCATGGAAGTTGATGAACAAAGGATAATGCTGgagaaggaggcagagagaCTTGCCCATGAAGATT CCGAGTGTGAGAAGCTTATGGAGCTTTATGAGCGTCTGGAGGAGCTGGATGCAGACAAGGCCGAGATGCGAGCCTCTCGGATCCTCCACGGTTTGGGTTTCAGCGCTGCTATGCAGAATAAGAAACTGAAGGACTTTagtggaggatggaggatgcGTGTTGCTCTGGCCAG agCTCTGTTCATCAAACCCTTCATGCTGTTGCTGGATGAACCGACAAACCACTTGGACCTGGATGCTTGCGTGtggctggaggaggagctcAAGTC GTTCAAGCGAATCCTTGTGCTCATCTCGCACTCTCAAGACTTCCTGAATGGTGTGTGTACCAACATCATCCATCTGCATCAGAGAAAACTGAAGTACTACACG GGTAACTATGACCAGTATGTGAAGACCAGAGAGGAGCTGGAAGAGAACCAGATGAAGCGCTTCAACTGGGAGCAGGACCAAATAGCACACATGAAG AATTATATAGCCAGGTTTGGTCACGGCTCTGCAAAGTTGGCACGGCAGGCACAAAGCAAAGAGAAGACGCTGCAGAAAATGGTGGCATCAGGCTTGACTGAAAGAGTTGTGAATGACAAG actctgtcattttattttcctccctGTGGGAAGATTCCTCCTCCTGTTATCATGGTTCAGAATGTGAGCTTCAAGTACAGTGACAACACA ccacacatatataaaaattTGGAGTTTGGTATTGACTTGGATACTCGGGTAGCTCTTGTGGGACCCAATGGAGCAGGGAAATCCACACTGCTGAAGCTGCTTATGGGAGAG CTCCTCCCTACTGATGGCATGATCCGCAAACATTCTCATGTGAAGATTGGCAGATATCACCAG CATCTGACAGAGCAGCTGGAGCTTGACCTGTCTCCTTTGGAGTACATGATGAAGTGTTTCCCTGAGatcaaagaaaaggaagagatgAGGAAGATCATCGGTCGCTATGGCCTGACAGGAAAACAGCAG GTCAGTCCAATCAGGAACTTGTCAGATGGTCAGAAGTGCCGGGTATGTTTTGCCTGGCTGGCTTGGCAAAACCCTCACATGCTGTTTCTTGATGAGCCCACCAACCACCTGGATATTGAGACCATTGATGCACTCGCAGAAGCTGTCAATGAGTTTGAGGGTGGCATGATGCTGGTTAGCCACGACTTTAGACTAATTCAGCAG GTAGCTCAAGAGATCTGGGTGTGTGAGAATCAAACCATCACAAAGTGGAGCAAAGACATCCTGGCATACAAGGAGCATTTGAAATCCAAGATTGAAAAGCAGCAAGCGCATGATATCTAA